The window GGCATCTCgtcaaaaacatccagtggtttgaCACTTACAAAAGTTGTACAGGACATTCTTGAACAGCGGTCACTGGCTAAGCAGCCTTCAAACCTAGCTGTAACTAGCAGGTTAAAGTTAGTGAACGATCAGGGTCGGACACTTTTCATCAGTTCTTTTTCAAGTTTAGGTAACTCGAGTAACTGAGGTAACGGGATGTCCAACAAAGAGTCTACAACCATGCTAGCAGCTATGTGATGATGTACTCAGGCACTGCTATGCTTTGAGCCAAAAATGTTGGACTCCtcttgttttttgatttgcccACGTGACACATCTGGGTGATGCCATCTGATATACGATAGCATGTTTAATGCGTGTTCATTGACATACAATTGtcaaacaacatcaaaacacGGTCTTCATCCAATCCACCACTTGCTTTCGGGTGTCTCATTtgagtcttcttcttcttcgtcttgttgtactgtgtcttcttcttctgtggttgttATTTAATGGATGTTACGATGTGGGACCAGAGTGGCTTAAGTAGGCTCAGGCAATGGCAAAATAAATGGttaaattaacaaaatgtatCGTAACTCAACTTATGATTATCCAACTCAAACTCAAATAATGCGTACAAGGCTACACGTGACATCCTTCCTCCTGAGCAGCTTCAGAGAGTCTGCTTAAATACACTCTGGGCAGCAAGAGTCCATACCGGCTTTCTCAAAGAACAGATAATCCTACCTGTAAGTATTTTACATCATACATTACATCCACATATTACATCTTATCTACTTTTATGCTGACTGTCACTCAGCTGACTTTAACATTGAAATACAACTAAACCCGGTTTATCAGAAATAATTGAATTAATTAACACCATACCACCCCCCTGACTTGGTTTCTCCCGCTGACATCGTCAATTATGTCACTGCTGGTATATATATGAGGAAGAGGAGCCATTTCCGCCGTTTTAGGCCCTGGAACACATGGCAAGTAAGTACTgaacaaaatgtaattacattatACACTGAACAAGTAAACTTAATTAGACTAGCACGATTTGTGTGTTTAAACCAAAATGATGTAATAGtaaccaaaataaattacagaACATAAGCCTAGGATTTTTACGTCTGCAAATTAAATGTTGGAAATATGGTTCAACAAAACAAGCTGGACAGATGAAACTGGGACAAACGGGGGAAGAACTCACCCACTCTGTCACAATGGCGGTTGGTAAAAAGCCGTCGGTTGCATTACCGACCCATCAGAGCGGTTATATTCTTGCCTTTTGACATATGCTCTCATCATAGTGTGACAGTCAGACATATTCATCATATGACTACAAGCATCGAACCGTGGTTTAGGATGAATACATGTACTTTTACACGCCCAATTGACACATGGATAGTTTTGCAGATATTTAAGCACTGGatcaaataacattttgactTGAGGATGACACTAAAGGAAAACTAATGGTGTGCCAAATTTCACAGTAACCCATTCAATACCTTCCAGACTGTACATTTTGTCTGGACTAGTAGAGCAAAAAATTTCATCACTGATGCCATTCTAGTCAGGCAGGGAAGGATATAGACACAGCCAACAGATGCATTAACGCCACTCTTTATACAATACTGAAAGTCTGCCTCAGcagatgttttcatgtttgtttacatgtacaGTCTGTATGGGCAACATATGGACCGTCACTAACATGTGCAGATggtaaaatgtgtatttatctcTTCATCAAACCTGACTTCTAACCAAGGTATAAAAACTGTACTCAATGCACTGGATACAAtagtctttttgttttctgaggAAGCAAAGCAAGCATACAAGCCCTGGTGTTTTTTGAAAGGAGTCAAACTGCAGTACTTTAGTTTGATTATGGCAGTGGAGAGTTCCATTTCCTAATTTCATGCAGCAAAATGAAATCCAATAATTCATGggatgctgtttttctttcgTGCACTGAGCCACTCTGAACTGTTTACTGCCAAAACTTAAACACGTATTTCACTTGTCATTGCAAACATTTGCCAAAGTAGTCCTATGAAACTACATGTGTGGTTTTAAAATGATGTCCTGTGAGGTTTGACATTCACTTCTACAAACACACGCTGTAGTGTAACACTCTATTTCACTTGTACACACCCACTTGGACACACTGCAGCCCTATCATACAGTGGATGTAATGGGTGACTGTGCTAATTGCTGCAGCACTccagagcaacaaaaacagcgCCTTCGCAACCACATGAAATCATCTTATTCCGCAAGCAAGCACGTACACAAAAGGACCATCCATCAAGCTGTCATGCTAACCTCATTCTCTTCCAAAGGTAGGAAGTAAACTCTTGCTCACACTGTGAGAAGTATTACTTCATCCTCACAACACACCATCCATTACAGGGCCAGGGTTCAAGAAGACAGTCGGACTTGAATCAAATCATCTGGTGTGTCTCATTCTGGCAGGTGCTCCGGATGGCCTGTTCTTGTTGCATcagaaaaacgtgaattgctcCAAAAATGCTGACAACCAGAGGAAGGATGTCCAGACTGGCTTAAGTTGCAGGTACGCTTTGTGTTTTCCGATGTCGAAGCCCAAAAAATCTGATGCTGTACACgggtcaaaacaaacaagaattATTTGGATATACCGTCTAAATCAGCGCTGGttcaaatccttttttttttccaatcatgTAATCACACATCAGAGGCTATTCATTGAGATGTTCACTGGTTTGACAGTATCTGATTATTTACTGCACTTGAAAAAATCCAAATCATATGACTGTCAAACCATATCTGTGCTAcactttaaaggtccagtgtgcaggatttagtggCTCCGTGGAAAAGGACCCACTCCCTGTGTAGATacaaaaggctcattctaaggtaataaaaacaacaacttgtttcaggtgattatactctaatgaaaatatgtatatatgaacGTCATGTTCCATTTCTGCCCCTTAATCCTATACACTTGACCTTtaacttttgactttttaagaaattagggaaaaaaacagccatttgATCCAATAGTCTTTAAAACCAGATACCACAGAGTGACACAATTTGGACACATTTTCTCCCTAATAAGGGCCAAAAGTCAGACCATCTCGGTTTCAACTGTAACAGTGTTAACCATTTGTTAAATTGGTTTCTCACATGTCCCCACACTTTATAGAAACACAACATTCCACTGATTGAGTACCTCTTCAGTGGCATCATTGATAAACTGATACATGGTGTACTTGGTATGCTTGGCTCCTAGTTTCCTACTTCACTCTGGTCCTACTGATACAAGTCAGTTggttttttacattgtttatgaTATAATTCCTGTCCACAGGTTTGTGTCtgaaataaagttgaaaaaaaaactctcctaTAAAATCTATTGTAGCTAAATGGGTTTCCTAAATTcttatatttgtctttttttatgtgatgTAATCTCTTCAGCATTGTGAAGGAGGGTCACCCTTAGTGATCTCTTCAAGAATCTTAAAGgttgaaatgagagaaaaaggggGACTTTTtggtcttttaaaatgtaaaaattttatctttttaaaaaatgtacagcaGCATTTAATAATATATTGTGATTTATGTACAAACATATTACAATCATAATACAATAATGAAAGCAGTTACAAGATGGAGAGATTGAACTCTAAAAGATCCctaacacaaaaataaaaaaataagaatatattTTATGCAGTCTTTTTCTCATCAGATGCTGCTTTTGATAAACATTGATTCTTGCTCTAAGTAGTGATTGATGCTCATTTGATCCAAGAATTTTTGCCACAGCTTAAGACCAATTGTGGACCACCAGGTGGCGTCATGCAGATTCCCTTGCTTTCGGTGCCATTTGGCAGAACAGCACCAACAGTGGTTTACCAGCAGAGATAGGATGAAAGTTTGGCTGATCGCTGGCAAGATATGCAACTGCTTAGCAAATGGCCCGTTCTGCAGAGGAAAACTACAGTAACTGGGCCACGGCATGAAGCTGCAACGTTTTTGAGTCGACCAAATTTCTTTCATCTGCTGATCAAAACCATTGCGGGCTTGTGATATGAGaagactgtgtttaaaaaaaaaaaacgcaaaaaacaacaacaacagcaaaaacgGTTTGGTTTCAAAGGGTTTTGTGGGTGACGTTAGATTTCTGTGCAAACTCACTCTTTAACCAGGCGGTGAAACTTGAGTGTAGATAGTGAAGTTCATAACCAAAACAGAATGACGTGTCTTTCAAAATATGACCTTGAATCAGATTTCAGAAACTCaataaatgtttcataaataGTCGTTATATGGAATTGTTAGAATATGAAAACAATCCCTTTTTATTCcaaaagaaagttgattttatGAAAAGCGAAGTAaaaagcagctgcagtgagagGCACAGTGACAGACATGTGGATGCAGCAGGCATTTGTATTGAGAAATAATCAggctgagctttttttttctgctctcactGACATGAGATATGATCTgcaggatggagaggagaagcagagggagGGCTTGGGAGCCAGAAATTAAATGttcgtgtgcgtgtgtgtgtgctcaaaGATACAGAGGCCCGCAGTTTACAAGGTTTTTGTCCCATTTTACCTTCAGACTGAAAATCAGAGAATATTGCTTCAGGTCCTGTGCTTCACTTGCCAGCCTATCTAATACGCAAAGTAGTTAAATCAAATGACTGGAACACTGTGCACTTTGAACTCAGCCCCTGGCAGAGGTCCCATTCAGGCAGAAATGTAAAAGGTCCTGTCCTTGGTGAGGCCCCCCCTGTTCAGGGTGTCCTCATAAAAAGACTTGTAGCTGGTTACAGCAGCTTGGAAAGAAGCCCATAGATGGCCCAACAAGCCTCGACCAGCATTATTTCCTACCGGCCTCTTTGTTTGGTAAAGCCTTTTTTTGGCAGGGTTCCTCTTGCAGCGCTCGACTTCCCATTGAGAAAACAACCAACCCCCCCTTCCCCTCTACCCACCCTTCCACCCAACACCACCCCGCAACCAGCGCCGAGCATGGCACTCGCGATCCAGCTATGAGCTTCAAACCCCAGGATTTTGGCctccttgttttgtttaacaAATTAGTCAAAGCTCATTTATTCAGGTTGTATTTGCTCCATTTTATTAAAGCATCACCACATATAAACTGCATATTTATCATTGATTCTTTTATTGCAGGGCTTGCCCCCCCTCCAGGAGTTGTTGGTGTAAATGAAGTCGCACCTCCTGGTTAATGTTTTCACTGCTTTTTATGAATGAGccatgcaatcaaagttcaccATTGTTTTATTATGGGGGTAATTTATCAGTGTTCCAGGAGTTAATGGTTTCCTTGCCTGTCTCAACGGCTTGTAAAGAACTCGAGCTCTTAATGAAGCTTGAGCACAATTTATAGTCAACTGATAATATAAAGTTACAAATTATCTCAAAAAGCCGCTGTAAACAATTATATTCAATCAGCTTTATTCATCCCTGGTGAACATTTCGGAGCAGAAATGACTCTTGGACGTTGAACTGAGTCATTTGAAGTAAATGGGCCGCGGGGTTAAAACAGGTTGGCATGGTCTGGCATGTCAGTCACAGTCCACAAGCAGAGCACAGTAGCACCTTTCCGTGTTGCCCGGCTGCCTGTCAGCAGCTACATTAAGCCATTACACAAGTGTGGAAACCATGTGCCATATGGGCCCACACGGCACACATCCGCACAGGGATACATACCATAATTATCCCCCCACTTCACATTCATCTCCCCTGGCAACTGCAATCATACAGCCCAAATAGCTTGGGCTAATTCATTACTTTGGTGGAGGAAAGTTGGCTGCCTGTAATGACACCAATTGCCCTGACCTAAACACTGTAATAGGAGCTCTCGGTGCACTGGCGAGGAAATGGCTGCAATTGAGGCTCTTCCACTTCCTAGCAACCGAAGCTTGGGCCTACAATTTGAAGGGGAAATGCTTTGCATTACCTGTGCCCCGCAGCTTGAAATGCAGCCTAATGAAGGCAAAATTGTATGAATTAAGCAGAGGAggcaacaaacagaaaagtggAAGCATGTGTGTCAAATGGGTTTTCTCATTAATTCGGCTGCTGTCTAAGAGCTAGATTAGAGCCGACCGGAATTTGCCTGGTCGCGCAATCAGGAAAGACCAGAGGGGAAACAAACACAGGCCGTCTGTTTGGGACTTACTGGacatggagggagaggaggaggaggaggaggaggagaaaggtggtggaggtggtgaaggCACAGACGGGTGGGGGGGTTCCAAAGAGTAGAGTCCAATATTTAAGAGCAAACTGCCAGGGTTAGTGTTTCGCAACGCTGACCTGGGTCAAATAATATTAGCAAAGAGTTTTTATGATGTGTTATATACTGCTCAGGTGCCAGATGGTGAGGGTGCACCAGGCTGGACAATACGAGGAGTGAAAGAAAGTTCAGACAAGCACAGCAGGAAAGTGAATGTTTCTCAGACTGTTTATCTGAAGGATAAACTGCTCCCATCGAGCCTCAAAACAGgctaaaatgtacatatttatattCGTAGTTTAATCGAAGTGCACAGAGTGAAATGTATGCCTGTTTTAAGGCATTGCTTTGCCTGAATGACATGTTTCTATTCTttcaagtatttttttgtttgatcaGTTGATTTTTGAGATATAAACTTCAACCCATAAAAAAACTTGTGAATTACTTTTCTTTCCAGAAGCGGTGCCATCAAAACTTTCGATCGGAACTACTTTCTGATGAAGAAATCGTCCTTTTGAAAGCTGAGAACTTGACTTTAATTTTTGGTGAACAGACCCTTTAAACCTCTAATCCCAACCCAATTCAAGAgagtaaatgttggcaatgtttgtttctgcaaaacctcccattttttttatgttgcgaATGTATCTTTCTGTaagttacattttatatttgatgTTGTGGCAAAgcttgttaggtttagacacaaaaaccacttggtgaGGGTTAGGAAAAGACCATGTTTGCCctaaaatatcagtttttgcTTCcacaaataaaatggaaaatgatCTGAGGTCTTGTAAAACATATTCAGTGGGTTTtttgcttacaaatgttgaaacaacgTCTTGAGCAGTGGTCTCAGGCTTGGCAGCCATCCTGCGTGGCCCGACATTAAAGTGATATGACACGTATTGCAGAAAATTGTAATATGGTGGCTACAAAtttgaacatatctgtggtttgcataAACATAACATGCCATCATTTCATTCCGGCGAACGGGCAGCCAAAACATTCTTGATCCATTGCCCACTTTATTCAGCTTTACCAGCTTCAATAACAGCAATAAACTCAGTCATTTGAAATAATCAAAAGCAATAGAACCAGCTTCATATTCAAGTGCAAAACAATATCGGcccacacaaaaaacaaacaaacagataacCCAGCTCAGCAGCAATGTGCACTCTGAACACCGACATGCTATCCCCACTCAACATTACCTCaacaaacagctgctgtttgCCGCTGGATCACATCTCTGCGCTCCCATTGGTTGGCCGTCAATAAAAGCAACGCTCTGTCTACTGGCCTGTCTGTTGGAAAGCCTACCTGTGGGATGAGGTATGGATCCAGGCGTCTGATTGGTCAGGAGGTAATGCTATCTGGCTGATCTTCAGTCGGGGAGGATGAGGCCAAGAGTTTGATGGGACCAGAAGAGCGTTCCAGAGGTGGACTGGTGAGCAGATGGAGGCCAGAAGAGTTCATCTTTCTCCCTTTAGTCCAGGTGAACTGCCTCACCCTCCTGCAAGGgaaagacaggacagacagacgcAGGATTTTAATCTGATTTCCTCTGTTCAAtgagtttttctttgatttagTCCGGTTTTAGTTAAGACAACAGAACAATTATATGTATAGTCAATTGTGGTACCTTAACATTCAAGTTCTTATTATTTGAATGTAGATTAAAGTGCTCTTTCCCCCATcagtaaacaaataaaacaataattcaTCCAGACAAGCCTGAAACAATACTCACAAACAATGAACATAACTCAAACAAAGGCACAAACTCCGCAGCGTTTACTTTGAaatcaacaaaaccaaaaacatcaaacatatcTGACAACATTATTAAATAACTTTAGAGCTCACTTGCAGTTCAACAGTTTAAATCAGTCAAACTGTCTTTGAGATGTTGGAAGCTTTAAAAGTCTGGAATCAATTTCTTGTCCGTTTTGAAATCATCAACAGGTGTGGTAACTGCtgtaaactgaaaacacatcacTAGGGAAAACTAAACCCCCCAAATCAAGTTGACAGTCGACAAATggaaaacacagtaaacaaatggactttgGTGACTTTATGTTACTTGGGATTTATATGTTTGACGGTGTTTAAATTCCCAGCGAGGTGTCAGTTTTGGTACAATCTCACTTCCTGAGTGTGATGTATTTCCTGATGTATTTCCTGGGATATCACTTTTGGAAAGATAAGCTGTTTGATTCAGCAGCAGGTGcaaaggggggggggacgtCTTGATCATTTGTGATgctttatttgttgtttattcatCTCTCTGTTGGATGACAGTTTTCCAAGAAGTTGGAGTCTCCATTTAATTTTGAGTTTATAGCTCCCATGAagacaaaattaaaaatcaatagaaaagtgttttgtttttttatatgtagGTTTCAGGCCCaacaatggcaaaaaaaaaaaaaaaaaaaaagtaattatgtAGGTATTCCTAATGGTATTTTGAAGTTAGTAATTTCCTGGAATGATTCATCCTGCATTCAGGGGTGTATACTGATTCTGTGTCCAATAAACATTGTCCTAATTTTCATGATGCtgccatataaataaaagtacatCACCAAAGCAAAGTGTTTCTGGGGACTGGGTCTCACAGTTTATTGACTGATTTGGATGAAACTGGATCTAACTTTACAGAGAAAATATTTTGGGGTTTCCCCCCTGGTGACCTCAGGCTGTGCTGCCTTGAGCACCTGTACAGATAGTTTACTTACTAGTGCTAATACTGCCTCCCCATGAACACCTTTGAAGCAGGGCCGTACACAGCCTCCACAAAAAAGGAAGACCAGTTACATTAGTGAGGTGAAAGAAATCACTTCTTTGGTTTGGAACATTACACTGTGGAGTACAGTACGCTGTAAATATAGACAAACCTGTAAAACAACTTCTATATTCCTCTTGGTGCACTTGACACATTATGATTTGACCAGTTTGTactatttgaaaagaaaagaaaactgtgcTCATCTTTTGCATTTTCCATGTGCAGGCTGTGTGTCCTGTGCCAATCTGAGAAGTGGGTCAGAGCAGAAGAGGAGCCCACCACCAGTCACTTTTGGCTGCTTCAAGTCACGTCACATAAACAATGGCACTTCATGGGGAGAGTCTCGTCTTCCTTCCTGCCTGGCTTCCTGTCGATCGTTCTGCCTGACTTGGCAAACTCAATGTGTCTtaccctccttcctcctcctcctcctcctcctcctccttcactccTCCACCCCCATTGCCCCGTCCTCTCCCAGCagacctccctccctcctgaaTCAGACAGCCAAGTTGGTCAAAACCGAGGAAGGGAAGCAAAAAGTGGGATGACAAAGAAGAAATGATAAATGACAACGCAGCGACAAAAGGCCTCTGTGGAAGTGGAACCTACACAGTCAACAAGTCGGCTCCATTGACATGTAGATAGTGGCGGTGGTGGGGTGTGAAGGGATTGTATGTACCGTTTGGCAACTACAGTGCGCTAAACTTTTAACCCCGCCCAAGACCTCCAGCTCCTTTCTAATGCGGGCCCTTCTGACCAGATTGATGATAGCAGTGCACTTCCTCTGCAGGGAGCGCGACCTCTGCTTGAATAATAGCTGACCATTGATTAGCCTGTCTCATTAACATTCAAGGCCACATTTCTGGAAAGTTACGTATTGCAAAATTATTGAATTTGGCATGACGTAAGTATTTAGACATAAGGAAATCATCCCCCCAAAGTCATCGATGCAATTCTCTCGCAGTAAATTGtaattgttttcattaattacagcttttttttattcaaaaaaatatttccaaaaacaaagaaatcagctgagaaaaaattattaaattagCAGCTCTGGTGTCTTTTACACCCTCTCAGGGTAAATTAGTAATTTTAGAAAGTCTTCATCTATGGTGGCATAAAAAGTCAACTTCTGGAATTCAAGTTgatggtttaaaataaaaaagcttttgaTGAAAATAGGCTATTACATAATAAAAAGTTGTACTGGCCCAGTCAGGAAGTCATCCTTTCACAGATGTGAAAGGTCACACTCAAGTTAGTTGTTCACTTTTTTAGTGGCTGTAAACTCTTCAGTGTTTATGAGGTGTTCTTCCTGAGGATGCAAGATCCCCTTATCAGTTTTATAGACGCTATTTAGGTCAATACTAGATCAACTCATCTGGTACAGAGGAGAGCAGCAACCTTTAGCATGATGGGTTACAATGCCACCCAATCAGGACGATTTATTGCCGTTTTAATGGCACCCTGACAATTTTGTTATCTTGCGTCCTGGATTGGAGATGGCAGACAGAAAGTCATAGAGTCCAAAGAATACCTCATACATGATGGAGGGGAAGCGGTCATCTGTGGCTGAAGTTCATTCACGAAAACTCTTTTGTGAAGCTAAATGCTCTCTGTCTGcccttctgtctctgtctctgtctttgtcttgctgttttctTCTTAACTCCATGATTGTAATTCTGTGTGACGGTTGTTattgacattttacattttcaggcaTTTGACTTTGCACTCTTGAGAGACTCCTTGCAGGATTTGGTCATTCCCGAAGATCAATGTCCACAGTTTGTGAATCcatgtgttttctttgataaaggttttgtaaaatgtttctgtttcaaaGTCATGGTTTGACCAGCCCAGTCGCCAAAATAAAAGGGTGGCATATTTTTAACGAGGGatcaggacatttccagccacaTTTTTGGTGACTAATTCTaatattttaagccaaatcaTGAATTTTTTCAAACCCTAACTGAGATGTTTTGAGGCTTAAACCCAACCAGGCCATAAGCACAGCAATGCCACAACACCAAATTGGAAAttaaagtttcaacatgtgtATGGTCTGCAGAGACAttgcaaacatttattcaggCAACTAGGTTGTGTTTGACTGACGTCTAATATAATTTCCTGTTTGCCATAAAACAATATACTTTGATCAATCAGTTTTATTCTCTCCTACCACTTCCTGTGATTTAAAGAAAACTTACTCATATAAAGTTAGAGCTCCTGCACACAGATAGTTTAACTTCCTTAATCGTCTTTTCCTAAACGTGAAACTGAGAGTATGGAGTGCAAAAGTCAAAGTCGCTGTGCTCTGGCATGAGATGCAACAAAAATCTTCCCCTCACCTTTAATTGatcagagaaaagaagaaagagtgctggggaaaaaaaacttaagGGGAGAGatgtagactttttttttttttttttttttttctaactgcaGGAGTCCAGCCCGCCTTCAATGAAAGCTCTTTTAAAGTTGCACCTGTACAGCTCGGTGGGGGTGAGTCTGGAGGCTTGATGTGGGTCCAGTGTGTTCTCTAACCCCTCAGGAAAGGAAAGAATTAGTGGGGGCCTTTGTTGTCTGCACCAGCTACACCTcatatatattttaaagtcaTATATACAAGAGGGCAGCCCAACTTGAACCCCATCCCCTTAAAAAACAATCGACCTTGGCGGAACATCTCTGATATTCCTATAAAGACAAATTAAGCGTTTGATTTTACCCAAACTTGAACACAGTTATGAGCATGCGCCGCCGCACCGTTGTAAAGATGAGGCGCTTCCAGACAGCTGGTTtcactttttcctcttctctctcttcctctctcgctTTCCTTTTGTTCGACCAAAGTGTTCCTCTTTTGATTCACCCTGAGTAATGGTGTGAGATTCGCAGGGCAGCTGAAGTTTCCTTTCAACTTCTCACACGGTCTCCACAGCTGGCCGTCTCCTGAGCGGGAACGCTGGAACAGTTGCAGACGAAAAAGCTATAGGCCCCTGCGTGACAGCTATTTTTTCCATCTGCTTTGCAGCAGCGTTGAGCCTGTTGGAGCTGAAACTATAGACCAACATCTTTGCAGGTTCAGACACTAACAACAGTTTAATCATCATCACTGCATCCATTTGTGTCACCAACGGTCTGATGTTACCACCCACCAAGAAGCAAATGCTGTTTAAGTTTGTCTGCCACACTGACTGAAAACCTTTGCACACAATATAATGTGAACACCTCTGTTGTGTACAATTTGTACAAAAATTCAGTTATCTTTGCAATGTAGATGACCAGCTAGCCTGAAAATATAAAGTGCAGAATGAGAGCATATCAAAACATTTgtggaaacattaaaatattaaatacatatcctcaacaaacactttgtagCAATAAAAATGGATATTAAAACATACAGATATACATATTATGTATTAGGAATACAGTATGTCCAAATAAATAGTCATTAAAACTCAATATGCAAAACACATACAGTAGTTGATACTATTTGCATTACAAC of the Sparus aurata chromosome 18, fSpaAur1.1, whole genome shotgun sequence genome contains:
- the LOC115569205 gene encoding uncharacterized protein LOC115569205 yields the protein MKSSYSASKHVHKRTIHQAVMLTSFSSKGAPDGLFLLHQKNVNCSKNADNQRKDVQTGLSCRSSVQDLVAPWKRTHSLCRYKRLILRLCVLCQSEKWVRAEEEPTTSHFWLLQVTSHKQWHFMGRVSSSFLPGFLSIVLPDLANSMCLTLLPPPPPPPPPSLLHPHCPVLSQQTSLPPESDSQVGQNRGREAKSGMTKKK